TGTGTGGTTTTGTAACGGGTGCTTGTTCTGTGGCTTTGTAACGGGTGTTTGCTGTGTGTTTTTGTAACGGGTGCTTGTTCTGTGGTTTTGTAACGGATGTTTGCTGTGTGTTTTTGTAACGGGTGTTTTGCTGTGTGGTTTTGTAACAGGTGTTTTGCTGTGTGGTTTTGTAACGGGTGTTTTGCTGTGTGGTTTTGTAACGGGTGTTTTGCTGTGTGTTTTTGTAACGGGTGTTTTGCTGTGTGGTTTTGTAACGGGTGTTTTGCTGTGTGGTTTTGTAACGGGTGTTTTGCTGTGTGGTTTTGTAACGGGTGTTTTGCTGTGTGTTTTTGTAACGGGTGTTTTGCTGTGTGGTTTTGTAACGGGTGTTTTGCTGTGTGGTTTTGTAACGGGTGTTTTGCTGTGTGTTTTTGTAACGGGTGTTTTGCTGTGTGTTTTTGTAACGGGTGTTTTGCTGTGTGTTTTTGTAACGGgtgttttgctgtctgtttttgtaACGGGTGTTTTGCTGTGTGTTTTTGTAACGGGTGTTTTGCTGTGTATTTTTGTAACGGGTGTTTTGCTGTGTGGTTTTGTAACGGGTGTTTTGCTGTGTGGTTTTGTAACGGGTGTTTTGCTGTGTGGTTTTGTAACGGGTGCTTGTTCTGTGGTTTTGTAACGGGTGTTTGCTGTGTGGGTTTGTAACGGGTGCTTGTTCTGTGGGTTTGTAACGGGTGCTTGTTCTGTGGTTTTGTAACGGGTGTTTGCTGTGTGGGTTTGTAACGGGTGCTTGTTCTGTGGTTTTGTAACGGGTGTTTGCTGTGTGGGTTTGTAACGGGTGCTTGTTCTGTGGGTTTGTAACGGGTGCTTGTTCTGTGGTTTTGTAACGGGTGTTTCTCTATTTCTGTTGCAGGTTCCCATTCAAACCCTCTTGGTTGATCTGATGTGAGATGGCGGTGATTTCAGACAGTCAGGTGACAGAGATAGCTTCCGTTCAGCCCTCGAGCCCCTCCGTGGATACGGAGCCAGTGTCTGAGACGGAGAAAGTGGAACCGGCCGCAGAGAATCACCACCTGAACGGAAATGGTTTGGTGAAATCCGCTAAGACGACCTCCTTCCAGGACCTGGCCTATCAGCTATATAAACAGAGTCCCAGGAAAACTGCCCGGGCCAGTTCGGTATCACACCTCGCACACAGTGCCCACAACTCACCCCGTACCAGCCTCCatcaccacccctccctccaaaccGTGGACGGAGCAGATCGTCAGAAACCTCGCGATTACATCATCCTGGCAATCATCTCCTGCTTCTGTCCAATCTGGCCCGTCAACATCGT
Above is a window of Mustelus asterias unplaced genomic scaffold, sMusAst1.hap1.1 HAP1_SCAFFOLD_2915, whole genome shotgun sequence DNA encoding:
- the LOC144490135 gene encoding proline-rich transmembrane protein 2-like; amino-acid sequence: MAVISDSQVTEIASVQPSSPSVDTEPVSETEKVEPAAENHHLNGNGLVKSAKTTSFQDLAYQLYKQSPRKTARASSVSHLAHSAHNSPRTSLHHHPSLQTVDGADRQKPRDYIILAIISCFCPIWPVNIVAFVYSVMSRNSFQNGDVDGARRLGRVAKLLSVVAIVGGLVIIAACVINFSIFQ